ACCGGTACAGCAGTCCCCTTATCCTGAGTGCCGCGTAATAGAAGTACGAAAGTAAAGAGAGTATGGACAGGACTAGAGAAGGAAGTAGCCCCTTCTGTTCCTTCCTGATAATGGAGAGATATAGTCTCCTTAAATTCTGTACCACGGCTTTTTTTTCACTTAAGGGGTACAGACCAGTATGCGTGGTCAATGAACTGCTTCCAGGAGCTGTATTTGCTGGAGTTTAGTTTCAGGGTGATGACGGGACTGTGTTTCGGCACAAAGGGCCTGCGGATCAAGTTCAGGCCCGCCTCTTTAGGGGTCCTGCCGCCCTTTTGCTTGTTACACTCGGTGCAGGCACAGACCATGTTCGTCCAGCTGGCCTCACCGCCTCTGGCCCTCGGCATCACGTGGTCGAGGCTAAGCTCCGAGGTCGGGAACCTGCTGCCGCAGTACTGACAGCGATTCCCGTCTCTGGCAAAGATATTTCTCCGGTTAAATTTTATCCCCCACCTTGGCGTTTTCTCGTAGAACAGGAGACGAATTATCTTCGGCACCTGTATGCTTATAGAGACGGTCTTTATCCAGCTTATGTCTTCGTCCTCTTCCGGCAGTTCAAGCTCGGCCTTGAGCAGCGACACGTCCTGCCAGGTCACCAGGTTGTACGAACTGTACCTGCCCTCGTCCATAGACACTACCTCGGCAGAGTTCTTGTACAACAGAGTAATGGCGCGCTTGGCACTGATGACGTTCATCGCCATAAAGAATTTGTTCAGTACCAGCACGCTCGAATCCAGCGCATATGCCCTTGCCATGTCTATACCTTCTTAATTATCTCCGTGGCGACCATGTCGCCTACCTCCCGGGTAGTGGCGCCCATATTGCCCGCGCCCAGTCCCTTTAGCCGGGTGGGAATCACCCTTTTAACGGCCTCCTCCACGTCCCTGGCAGATTCCGTCTCTCCCAGGTGGTCGAGCATCATTGCACACGCACATATGGCCGCCAGCGGGTTGGCGACGTTCTTACCGGCATACTTGGGTGCCGAGCCGCCTATGGGTTCAAACATGGAAACACCTTCCGGGTTTATGTTCCCGCCCGCCGCTATTCCCATTCCTCCCTGTATCATCGCCCCAAGGTCGGTGATTATGTCACCGAACATGTTGTCCGTGACGATTACGTCAAAGTATTCCGGGTTTTTTACCATCCACATGCACGTGGCGTCTACGTGCGCGTAATCGGTAGTTACGTCCGGGTATTCACCGGCCACCTCTTCAAAGACCCTCATCCACAGGTCATGCGCATAGTTAAGGACGTTTGTCTTGCCGCACAGGAGCAGCTTCTTTGCCTTGCTGTTTCTCTTCTTAGTCAGCTCAAAGGCGTAACGAATGCAGCGCTCAACTCCCGACCGGGTGTTGACCATCTCCTGTATGGCCACTTCCTGGGGGGTCCCTCTCCTGAGAAAACCCCCGGCGCCAATGTAAAGCCCCTCCGTATTCTCCCTTACAACAACGAAGTCTACGTCCTCAGGTGTTTTATTCTTTAACGGACAATCTACGCCGGGATAGAGCTTTACGGGCCTCAGATTTATGTACTGGTCCAGTTCAAAACGTAACTTAAGGAGAAGGCCACGTTCCAGGATACCGGGGGCCACATCAGGGTGTCCCACCGCCCCCAGGTATATGGCCCCAAAACCCTTAAACTCCTCTAAAAGGCCTTCCGGCAGCGTTTCCCCCGTCTTTAGATAATGCTCTCCTCCCAGGTCGTACTGCTTTAGTTCATACTTGAAACCTCTTTTCCTGCCAACGGCCTCGAGGACCTTCAGCCCTTCGCTGACTACCTCCGGGCCTATCCCGTCCCCCGGTATTACGGCTATTTTATGCACTTGTTCTGTAATGAACCTCCCACGAAAATAAATATTAAGTTCTTTATTTTAATAAGATTAGGCAGTCTTTTCAAGCAAAATTGGGAGGGTTGGATGGGGGATGTGTGGGGGCGGGGTAACTCCGCCCATACGATAATTTGTTAATACGATTAATTTGCAATTTGTAGCTGCCCCATTTATGGGGCCAATGTGGCATCGGAGCTTGCTCCGACATTTGAACATGGCAGCAAGTCGTGCCTGAGAGTTGAGGGGGTTGGGTAATCTCTGGGGTTATCCGTCGTTATCGTCTGGGACGGCTCTGTCGCCCTGGTTTATTATGGCGCCGCGTTTCCTGAGATGCTTCTTCTGCGCGGGAGTAATGCCTATTGCCCCCCGAAGGTCCGCGTTTTTGACTATAGCCCCCACCAGGGCGGTATAGCGCATGTCGGCACTGCGCAGGTCGACACTACGCAGGTCGGCGCCGCTCAGGTCGGCACCATTCAGATTGGCACTGTGCAGTCTGGCAAATCGCATCTTGGCGTTATGCAGATTGGAGTAGTGCAGGTCGGCACCACGCAGGGCGACATGCTCCAGGTTGACGCCTTCCAGATTGCATCCGACACATTCTTTCGTCTTCAGCAGGTTTTCTCTGTTCTCCTCCACCGATGCCCCATAGGCCACATCTGAGTGTGTGCCCGGAACCATAGTGACAAACCCGATAGAAACGATGAGGGCAGCGGCGGATAATGATATCTTAATGCAACCCATTTCCAACACCCCCTACCGGTCTACTTTATTTTGTTTATAGGGGTCCCCTCTTTCACTTACCGCACGACACTCCAAGAAAGAAAGCATACGCATCTTATATATGCAGTGTCAAGTATTTCTCTAAAATATCTTGGGGGATAGATGTGGGAAAGTGTAAAAAATTTTCTCGTCTGAGGCGGGACCTCCATTTGGCGTAACTTCTCTGCCTCACGCGGATAAGAACGATATACGGCGCCAGAGCGGTTTTTGTAAATCTCCCATGAGCAATGATTCCGGGCGTCATTTCAGGTAGTTGACAGTGTTTGGAATGTGTGTTAATATTCTTTGCTAAAGACCTAAAAACGGAGGATATCGGGTGAATGGCAGGCGCTATGCCGAGGTAGTTGTTAACGCGCCTATTGGTAAGACACTACATTACAGTGTGCCTGAAACCCTGTCCGCTGATATTGAGGTAGGTAAACGCTTAAAGGTGCCGCTCGGTAACAGGGTGGTGAGCGGTTATTGTGTGGGCCTGACAGACTCTCCTTCAGACATTTCCCCCAAGAGGATAAAGGATGTGGTAGAGGTGCAGGATGGCCGGCTGGCCATGGACCCTGCCATGCTCCGTCTCACCCGGCAGATATCTCAGCGCTACCAGTGTCCCTGGGGCGATGCCATTGAGGCAGTGCTCCCCGCGGCCGTGAAGAGGGGGCACCGCACAAAGGTGGTAAAGGTGCTGAGGCTGGCGAGGAAACGGGATGAGATAGAGGCAGAGCTGCCGGCCCTGAGCAAAAGGGCTCCCAAGCAGGGAAGGGCCCTTCGGATACTGCTTGAGACATTTGAGGAAGGGATGCCGGTGCGTGAACTTTCGCGCTTTAGTGGTTGCGGCCCCTCCAGCATCCGTGCCCTGATAGGACGTAAACTGGTAGAGTCTTACGAGTTATCTCCCCGGGAAGACGTCCCGGCCGGCCGGCACGCCCCCAGATCTTCAGACCTTGTTTTCACCCTCACAAAAGAACAGCAGGACGCTTTGGACCTGATAAAGGCGAAACTGGCGGAAGACAGGTTCGGTGTGGTATTACTTCATGGGGTGACGAGCAGCGGCAAGACAGAGGTGTATCTGCGGGCCCTGCGTGAAGTTGTCCGAAAGGGCCTTGGTGCCATCGTGCTGGTCCCGGAGGTCTCTCTAACACCCCAGACCATAGAGCGCTTTAGTGAGCGGTTTGATAACGTGTCGGTGCTGCACAGCTATCTCACCGGTGCTGAACATCACGCCCAGTGGCAGGCAGTAAGAGATGGTACGTCCCGGGTGGTTATCGGTGCGCGTTCTGCGGTATTTGCGCCCGTTAAGAAATTGGGATTGATTGTAATTGACGAGGAACACGAGTCTACCTATAAGCAGGATACGGCGCCGCGTTATCATGCCAGGGACGTTGCCATTATGAGGGCAAGGGAGGAGGGCGCGGTGGTGATACTCGGCTCAGCCACTCCTTCACTGGAGAGTTACTTCAAGGCCGTAGCCGGTGAGTATGGAAGGGCCGTCTTGAGCAAACGCGTGGGAGACTGGCCGCTTCCCCCTGTGGAGGTGGTGGATATGAAACAGGAGTTCCACGTGGGCAGGTATACACGGCTCCTCTCACACCCCCTCGAACACTCTATGCGCCGGAGCCTCTCCAGGGGTGAGCAGGTTATCCTGTTCCTGAACAAGCGGGGTTTCTCGCCATTTATCAGCTGCCAAAGGTGCGGCTACGTGCTCAGGTGTGACAGGTGTGACATCACCCTGACCTACCACAAGAGACATCACGTCGCCCTCTGCCACTACTGCTACAAAGAGGTGCATCCACCGGAGGAGTGTCCTGACTGCAAGGGGTCGAAGATGAATTATTTCGGACTGGGGACGGAGAGGATAGAGGACGAGATACGCAAGCACTTCCCCGAATATAAGACGATGAGGATGGACAGTGATACGATGAAAGGGCGCGACGCCCACGAAAAGGCCTTCAGGGCCTTGAAGAACGGGGACGTGGATATCCTGATAGGGACACAGATGATAGCCAAGGGGCTTGACTTCCCCAACGTGACTGTGGTAGGGGTTATTTCCGCTGACACAATACTCAATTTTCCGGATTTTCGTGCCTGCGAGAGGACCTTCCAGTTGCTCTCTCAGGTGGCGGGCCGTACCGGCCGGGGCCCGAAAGGAGGAAGGGTTATTATACAGTCCTTTAACCCGAACCAGTACTCTATCCTTGCGGCGGCGGAGCATGACTACGAAGGTTTCGCGAAGCGTGAACTGGAATACAGGAGGTTGCTTGGTTATCCGCCGTTTGGCGTGATTGCCCGGATGGTTTTCCGGGGAAGGAATGAAAGCGCGGTCGAGAAAAGGGCCCTGCATGTGGCGAAGGCCCTGAAGGACGCCTGTGGCAGTAACGGTCAGACGAGGACAAAGGTGGTGGGGCCCGCCCCTGCGCCAGTTTCCAGGATAAGGGACAATTACCGCTGGCACCTCACCCTTAAGGCGCCTTCCCACAAGGTGTTAAGTGATGTGTTGAAGCGTGGGCTAGGCGACATTAAAGCCACCTCCGG
The nucleotide sequence above comes from Candidatus Bathyanammoxibius amoris. Encoded proteins:
- a CDS encoding 3-isopropylmalate dehydrogenase, with amino-acid sequence MHKIAVIPGDGIGPEVVSEGLKVLEAVGRKRGFKYELKQYDLGGEHYLKTGETLPEGLLEEFKGFGAIYLGAVGHPDVAPGILERGLLLKLRFELDQYINLRPVKLYPGVDCPLKNKTPEDVDFVVVRENTEGLYIGAGGFLRRGTPQEVAIQEMVNTRSGVERCIRYAFELTKKRNSKAKKLLLCGKTNVLNYAHDLWMRVFEEVAGEYPDVTTDYAHVDATCMWMVKNPEYFDVIVTDNMFGDIITDLGAMIQGGMGIAAGGNINPEGVSMFEPIGGSAPKYAGKNVANPLAAICACAMMLDHLGETESARDVEEAVKRVIPTRLKGLGAGNMGATTREVGDMVATEIIKKV
- a CDS encoding pentapeptide repeat-containing protein, producing the protein MGCIKISLSAAALIVSIGFVTMVPGTHSDVAYGASVEENRENLLKTKECVGCNLEGVNLEHVALRGADLHYSNLHNAKMRFARLHSANLNGADLSGADLRSVDLRSADMRYTALVGAIVKNADLRGAIGITPAQKKHLRKRGAIINQGDRAVPDDNDG
- the priA gene encoding primosomal protein N', with product MNGRRYAEVVVNAPIGKTLHYSVPETLSADIEVGKRLKVPLGNRVVSGYCVGLTDSPSDISPKRIKDVVEVQDGRLAMDPAMLRLTRQISQRYQCPWGDAIEAVLPAAVKRGHRTKVVKVLRLARKRDEIEAELPALSKRAPKQGRALRILLETFEEGMPVRELSRFSGCGPSSIRALIGRKLVESYELSPREDVPAGRHAPRSSDLVFTLTKEQQDALDLIKAKLAEDRFGVVLLHGVTSSGKTEVYLRALREVVRKGLGAIVLVPEVSLTPQTIERFSERFDNVSVLHSYLTGAEHHAQWQAVRDGTSRVVIGARSAVFAPVKKLGLIVIDEEHESTYKQDTAPRYHARDVAIMRAREEGAVVILGSATPSLESYFKAVAGEYGRAVLSKRVGDWPLPPVEVVDMKQEFHVGRYTRLLSHPLEHSMRRSLSRGEQVILFLNKRGFSPFISCQRCGYVLRCDRCDITLTYHKRHHVALCHYCYKEVHPPEECPDCKGSKMNYFGLGTERIEDEIRKHFPEYKTMRMDSDTMKGRDAHEKAFRALKNGDVDILIGTQMIAKGLDFPNVTVVGVISADTILNFPDFRACERTFQLLSQVAGRTGRGPKGGRVIIQSFNPNQYSILAAAEHDYEGFAKRELEYRRLLGYPPFGVIARMVFRGRNESAVEKRALHVAKALKDACGSNGQTRTKVVGPAPAPVSRIRDNYRWHLTLKAPSHKVLSDVLKRGLGDIKATSGGVRQIVDVDPYNML
- a CDS encoding HNH endonuclease, which produces MARAYALDSSVLVLNKFFMAMNVISAKRAITLLYKNSAEVVSMDEGRYSSYNLVTWQDVSLLKAELELPEEDEDISWIKTVSISIQVPKIIRLLFYEKTPRWGIKFNRRNIFARDGNRCQYCGSRFPTSELSLDHVMPRARGGEASWTNMVCACTECNKQKGGRTPKEAGLNLIRRPFVPKHSPVITLKLNSSKYSSWKQFIDHAYWSVPLK